The Argonema galeatum A003/A1 genomic sequence ATCGTGGAATCGATTCAGCTCTCGCGTGCGACTTTTAATAAAATCCGCCAGAATTTATTTTGGGCACTTGCCTACAACACTTTGGGAATTCCCATTGCTGCCGGTGTCTTGCTGCCTAGCTTAGGCGTTGTTCTGAGTCCATCAGCCGCCGGTGCAATGATGGCCTTTAGTTCCGTCAGCGTTGTAACCAACTCACTTCTCCTGCGTCGTCTGCCTTGGCGTCGGTAAAATCTCATGAAGGGAAGATTGTGGATTTCAGATTTTAGATTCAATTGAATATGAAAATCTAAAATCTGAAATTCCGGTTATACCATTTTGCGTTAGACTTGCATGGTTTCACTTGACTGAAACTCTTTCGGATCGAGAGTTACTTCAATCTAAAATCTAAAATCTAAAATGGTATTATTTCCAAGTTGACACTACCGCTTTGAGTTCATGAGAACTATTTGACGCCGGGGTTGCAGCGGCCTTTAATTAATTCATTGCAGGATAAATTATTCAATGGCTTTACCACAGGAACACAACCATCTATTAATTGTTGAGGACGATAAGGGACGCAAGGAGTTCGTACTCACTAAGTCCGCTTATTCTATAGGTCGCGATCCGGATTGTAATATCCGTCTATACTCCCAGTTTGTCTCGCGCCGTCATGCGACGTTGCTACAGCAACCCAAAAAAGATGGAAGCTACTATTACCGCATTGTCGATGGCGATGGCAAAGGTAGGGCTAGTGCTAACGGACTCATAATTAACGGTCGCAAAAGTCCAGCTCATGACCTGAAAAATGAAGACGAAGTTGTCTTTGGTCCTCAGGTGAGAGCTATATACTACCAGCTTCGGCGAGATACCATGCCGTCAGGGCCTTTAGATGAGTTTGATATCACGCTGATTAACCCCGGTAGTATGTTTGATGAGCTAGAAGAGTGAATCTTTGCGGATTCAGCTAAACTAACCCAAGCTTTGTTTGACTAAATCGTGGGTAGCTCTCCTGCTACATTTTCAACCAGTTGCCAATTGCGATTGCTTTCGATCGCCTGAGTTACCATGTCAAACATCTGGTGGCAGTGGTTGTCAATTTGCAGGGGCAATTCCTCATTTTTCATCACCAAAGTCATGCTAGTTTTTGTTGGGGTTGCGGTTGTTCGATCGATCAGCAGTTCGACAGTCACTAATTTGGGAAAGGAGACCTGCCCAGGGACTTCTCGCGCCATTATATAGTCAACGGTCTCATAAAGTATGTCCACGGGACAAGTCTTTAGAACTTCCACCAGCAATAGCCGAAGACGATCGAGGGGAAGGGCAACAGTGTACGAAGTAGTATAGCGAGCCATAGAAAACCTCCGGCCTGGGACTCCAAGACTCTCTTATGATATCCGAACCTTAGTTGAGTGTTTTGAATGATTTCCAGCTTATAGTTACAGGTTTTCTAGATAAGTATCGCACTTGCCAGGGTAAATGATTTATAGCCGGAATTTGCTCAAATAATACCAGACTGAGGCAATAATCTGATTGAATTTTTTGATGAATCCTTTTGAAAGGCTGATAGGGCAAGATCGGGCCGTAGAGTTGCTGAGGCAGGCGATCGCTCAAAACCGCATTGCCCCAGCTTATCTCTTTGCTGGCCCCGATGGAGTAGGACGAAGTTTGGCAGCTAAATGCTTTACAGAACAGGTATTTTATGGTATTAACGACAAACAACTAGCACTACACAAACGCCAACAGCTGAGCAATCATCCAGATCTACTTTGGGTGCAGCCGACTTATCTGCACAACGGAGTCAGGCTTTCTGCGGCTGAAGCTGCTGAAAAAGGGGTGAAGCGCAAGGCACCGCCGCAAATTCGGTTGGAACAGGTGCGGGAAATTGCCCAGTTTTTGAGTCGTCCGCCCCTAGAGGCTTCGCGATCGCTCGTAATCGTCGAACAAGCGGAAACGATGGCAGAGGCGGCGGCAAATGCCTTGCTGAAGACGCTGGAGGAACCGGGACAGGCGACGATAATTTTAATTGCTCCGGCGATCGAGTCTTTGTTACCTACGCTGGTGTCCCGCTGTCAGCGGATACCGTTTTATGGCTTGGATTTGGCCCGAATGGAGATAGTGCTGCGGCAGAATGGTCATGAGGAGATTTTGCAGCATCCAGAGGTGTTGGCCACTTCGGCGGGAAGTCCTGGAGAAGCGATCGCATCTTGGCAACAATTGCAAGCAATTCCCCCAGAATTATTGGCAGCAGTCAAACAGATACCGAAGACGCTTCGTAAAGCTTTAGAACTTGCTCGCCAGATTGACAAAGCGCTGGATACAGAAGCACAATTGTGGTTAATAGATTATTTGCAGCAGTGTTATTGGCAGCAATTTTTGGAAGGTAAGATTTATGAGTCGCCGTTAGAAAAATTGGAAAAGGCGCGAAAGTGTTTATTGAGTTATGCTCAGCCGCGATTAGTTTGGGAAGTCACCCTGATGGGGATGTGTCAGAAAGCTGCTTTGTAGAACAACTTGATTTGTTCCTAAGAGTTGTGCTATTATAGCAGTCACCAAGGCGATTAGGACAAAGATCCCAAAGGCAATTGTCAATCCAGCTTTTGAAATGTCCTAACCGTTGTGGCGGTTGCGGTTATATTTACTCCCTTACCGCCATAAAATCATCTATCATTCTTTATTTAATCCAACTTAGGTAACAAATAATGATAATTAAAAATTGGAGTAATATTTTAGACGGTATTTTACCAAATGAGAGTATAGAACAAGTTATTTGTAATCAATTTGCCAATCATCTGCTAGAGGATCTGGGATTCAATAATCAAGAGATATGTCCACAGTTTAAAACAGGTAATGCTGACAAAGTAGACTTTGCATCTCGTCATAACAATCAAAATGATATTTTTTTAAATTCCAAAACTAATCCATATTTACTCCTTGAAGTAAAAGCCAGAGCAACAGGAACTGGAGCCAAAATAAATCTATCAGAAGGCACTCCTCAATATTTAGCAACTAGGGAACAAATAAAAAAATATCTGCTTGCTCCCAATTGCCAAACCACTCAATGGGGGATCATTACTAATTCAGTTCATATCC encodes the following:
- a CDS encoding FHA domain-containing protein produces the protein MALPQEHNHLLIVEDDKGRKEFVLTKSAYSIGRDPDCNIRLYSQFVSRRHATLLQQPKKDGSYYYRIVDGDGKGRASANGLIINGRKSPAHDLKNEDEVVFGPQVRAIYYQLRRDTMPSGPLDEFDITLINPGSMFDELEE
- a CDS encoding DNA polymerase III subunit delta' — its product is MNPFERLIGQDRAVELLRQAIAQNRIAPAYLFAGPDGVGRSLAAKCFTEQVFYGINDKQLALHKRQQLSNHPDLLWVQPTYLHNGVRLSAAEAAEKGVKRKAPPQIRLEQVREIAQFLSRPPLEASRSLVIVEQAETMAEAAANALLKTLEEPGQATIILIAPAIESLLPTLVSRCQRIPFYGLDLARMEIVLRQNGHEEILQHPEVLATSAGSPGEAIASWQQLQAIPPELLAAVKQIPKTLRKALELARQIDKALDTEAQLWLIDYLQQCYWQQFLEGKIYESPLEKLEKARKCLLSYAQPRLVWEVTLMGMCQKAAL